CGCGAAGTCGCAGAACAACATCTACTACTGGGGCGACGGGTCCCGGATGGTCGCGACGGGCGACGGTACGAACCGCCAGATCGTCCAGTTCGACAAGATCCCGAAGTCCATGCAGAACGCCGTGATCTCGGCGGAGAACAAGACCTTCTGGGACGACTCCGGAATCGACCCCATGGGTATCGGCCGCGCCGTGTGGAACATGGCCAAGGGCGGCGAGACCCAGGGTGGTTCGACGATCACCCAGCAGTACGTGAAGAACAACCGTCTCGACGACCAGTCGCAGACCCTCAGCCGGAAGGTGAAGGAACTCTTCATCTCCATGAAGGTCGGCGGCGAGGTCGACAAGCCCGAAATCCTCGCCGGCTATCTGAACACCGCGTACTACGGCCGTGGTGCCTACGGTGTCCAGGCGGCGGCCCGCGCGTACTTCAACGTCGACGCCGAGAAGCTCAACCCCAGCCAGTCCGCGCTGCTCGCCGCGGTGCTCAAGGGCGCGACGTACTACGACCCCGCCGGCTACCCCGAGGTCGACTCCGAGGCCACACCCGAGAAGAACCTCGTGCGGGCCACCGCACGGTGGTCGTGGATTCTCGACGAGATGGAGAAGGACGGGCACCTCCCGGCCGCGGAGCGGGCGAAGTACACGACGTTCCCCAAGGTCGAGAAGCCCAAGAAGAACGCCAACCTCAGCGGTCAGATCGGCTATCTGGTCAACACCGCGAAGGCGAACATCAAGGCCCAGTTCGACATCACCGAGCAGGACCTGGAGCGCGGCGGCTACGAGATCTACACCACCTTCGACAAGACGAAGGTGAAGAACATGGAGGACTCGGTCTCGAAGATCCTCAAGGAGTACATCGACCCGAAGAAGCGTCCCGACACGGACACGAACGTGCAGTTCGGCGGCGCCTCCGTCGACACGGAGACCGGGAAGATCGTCGCCCTCTACGGCGGCACCGACGCGACCAAGCACTTCCGGAGCAACGCCGACAGCACCGGTGCCCAGGTCGGATCGACGTTCAAGCCGTTCGTCCTCGCCGCCGCGATGAGGGACGGTGTCCGGGACAAGACCCTGGGCCCGGTCCAGGACGCGTCCAGCCGCACCATCGTGGACCCGGACAAGAGCCGCTACTCCGGCAAGAACAAGCTGACGATCCGCAAGTACAACGGCGAGATCTGGCACAACGAGAAGGGCGAGGAGTGGCGTCAGACCAATGACGACGACGCGACCTACAAGGACATGACCTTGCGTCGCGCCATGGTCAAGTCGGCCAACTCGCCGTACGTACAGCTCGGTATGGACGTCGGGATCGACCAGGTGCGTAAGGCCGCCATCGACGCGGGCCTGCGCACCGAATCGCTCGTCGGGGGCGAGGTGCCCTCCTTCTCCCTCGGTATCTCCAGCCCGAGCGCCATTCGCATGGCGGGCGCCTACGCGACCTTCGCCAACGAGGGGAAGCAGAACGAGCCCTACTCGGTGGAGACCGTCAAGAAGAACGACGTGGTCATCAAGCAGCACGAGACGGAGACCAAGAACCCCTTCTCCCCGGCCGTCGCCAACAACGTCACCGACGTCCTCCGTTCCGTCGTGGAGGACGAGGAGGGCACCGGCAGGAAGGCCCGCATCCCCGGTCGCCAGGTGGCCGGCAAGACGGGTACCACCGACGGCAACAAGTCGGCCTGGTTCGTCGGATACACCCCGCAGCTGTCGACCGCGATCGACATGTTCCGCTTCGACGACGACGACACGAAGAAGAACCGCCAGTTCCAGGAGATGTTCGGCACGGGTGACCAGCCGAAGATCCACGGTTCGTCGTTCCCGTCGCGGATCTGGCAGGACTACATGACCGAGGCCGCGGCGAGCTACCGGGAGGTCAAGACCTTCCCGAAGCCGGAGAAGCTCGAGGGTGCCGAGGCCGTCTTCGGCGGTGGCGCGGCCAGCCCGACGCCGACCCCCACGGCCACCCCGACGCCGACCGAGAGTTCGGCCACGCCGACGACGTCCGCGCCGACCACCACGCCGCCGCCCACGACGACCGCGCCGACGACGACGCGGACGCCGAAGCCGGGCAAGACGACCTGTGGTGTCTGGGGCTGGGGCTGCACGGAGGACCCGGGCGATCCCGGTGGCAACACCGGTGAGCCCACCACCTCGCCACCCACCACCGGCACACCGACGGGGACGGGCACACCGACCGACAACGGTCCGGGCGGCGGAAACGGGCGCCCAGGCAGCGGGAGCCTGGTTCCCTGACCCCCGCCGGGGCACCGCCCGGTCCCCCGCCGACGCGTGAGCCGAGGGCCGCCGCGTCCGATCCGTACCTTTCCGTACGGGCAGGACGCGGCGGCCCTCGCCGTTTTCCCGGAGCCGTACGGCAGGATGTCCCCCATGCCGAGCCTCCAGAAGACGAGCGCGCCGCAGGACCGGCCCCAGGGCCGCTCGCAGACGGTCATCCCCACCCACCGGGACAAGGTGGCCGCCGCGGGCAGCGCACTGATCGGCGGCCCCTACGGCCGGCGGGCGAAGACCGGCACCGGACAGTTCTCGCCGGTGCGGGTGATCGCCCTCGTGGCCATCGGCATGTTCGCCCTCGGCATGGTGCAGAAGCTGCCCTGTTACAACTGGGCCTGGTTCCGGGGAACGACCTCCCAGTACACCCACGCCTGCTACTCGGACATCCCGCACCTGTTCACGGGGCGGGGCTTCGCCGAGGGACTGGTGCCCTACTTCGACCGGCTGGGCGGCGACATACCGTTCCTCGAGTACCCGGTCCTGACCGGGCTCTTCATGGAGGTCGCGGCCTGGCTGACGCCGGGCGGCGGCGACACGATGCAGCGTGAGCAGTCGTACTGGCTGGCCAACGCGGGTCTGCTGATGGTCTGCGCGGCCGTTCTCGCGGTCTGTGTGGCCCGAACGCACCGGCTGCGGCCCTGGGACGGGCTGCTGGTCGCCCTGGCGCCCTCGATCGCCCTGACGGCGACGATCAACTGGGACATACTGGCTGTCGCGCTGACGGCCGCCGCGATCCTGATGTGGTCGCGCGAGCGGCCGCTGGCCTTCGGGATCCTGCTGGGTCTGGCGACCGCCGCCAAGTTCTACCCGATACTGCTCCTCTGCCCGCTGCTGCTGCTCTGCTGGCGGGCCGGGAAGTGGCGGGAGTACGGGACGGCCGTGCTGGCCGCGGGCGGCGCATGGCTGGTGGTGAACCTGCCCGTGATGCTGCTCGCACCCGAGGGCTGGAAGCAGTTCTACCTCTTCAGCCGGGACCGGAACGTCGACTTCGGTTCGATCTGGCTGCTGATCAGCCAGCGG
This sequence is a window from Streptomyces sp. NBC_00691. Protein-coding genes within it:
- a CDS encoding transglycosylase domain-containing protein, producing the protein MSEHRRKMPPQQPPTGGRAAARRAAQQPVGRRSAPAHDVGTEAPSASYGPGSSPGEEQRPYGGRAEARRAAQRGSRRKGAESGPGGPGGPGGGRRGGGGGGGRGSGPGRGAGGRPPGKKRIIDYPRYGKYGWRRWMPSWKLVTGTFLFFMASLMGAAAIAYSQVDIPDEALTAKSQNNIYYWGDGSRMVATGDGTNRQIVQFDKIPKSMQNAVISAENKTFWDDSGIDPMGIGRAVWNMAKGGETQGGSTITQQYVKNNRLDDQSQTLSRKVKELFISMKVGGEVDKPEILAGYLNTAYYGRGAYGVQAAARAYFNVDAEKLNPSQSALLAAVLKGATYYDPAGYPEVDSEATPEKNLVRATARWSWILDEMEKDGHLPAAERAKYTTFPKVEKPKKNANLSGQIGYLVNTAKANIKAQFDITEQDLERGGYEIYTTFDKTKVKNMEDSVSKILKEYIDPKKRPDTDTNVQFGGASVDTETGKIVALYGGTDATKHFRSNADSTGAQVGSTFKPFVLAAAMRDGVRDKTLGPVQDASSRTIVDPDKSRYSGKNKLTIRKYNGEIWHNEKGEEWRQTNDDDATYKDMTLRRAMVKSANSPYVQLGMDVGIDQVRKAAIDAGLRTESLVGGEVPSFSLGISSPSAIRMAGAYATFANEGKQNEPYSVETVKKNDVVIKQHETETKNPFSPAVANNVTDVLRSVVEDEEGTGRKARIPGRQVAGKTGTTDGNKSAWFVGYTPQLSTAIDMFRFDDDDTKKNRQFQEMFGTGDQPKIHGSSFPSRIWQDYMTEAAASYREVKTFPKPEKLEGAEAVFGGGAASPTPTPTATPTPTESSATPTTSAPTTTPPPTTTAPTTTRTPKPGKTTCGVWGWGCTEDPGDPGGNTGEPTTSPPTTGTPTGTGTPTDNGPGGGNGRPGSGSLVP
- a CDS encoding glycosyltransferase family 87 protein, whose product is MPSLQKTSAPQDRPQGRSQTVIPTHRDKVAAAGSALIGGPYGRRAKTGTGQFSPVRVIALVAIGMFALGMVQKLPCYNWAWFRGTTSQYTHACYSDIPHLFTGRGFAEGLVPYFDRLGGDIPFLEYPVLTGLFMEVAAWLTPGGGDTMQREQSYWLANAGLLMVCAAVLAVCVARTHRLRPWDGLLVALAPSIALTATINWDILAVALTAAAILMWSRERPLAFGILLGLATAAKFYPILLLCPLLLLCWRAGKWREYGTAVLAAGGAWLVVNLPVMLLAPEGWKQFYLFSRDRNVDFGSIWLLISQRTGDAITPGQANLYALLLMLAAIAGLAYLAFTAPRRPRFVQLAFLIVAAFVLTNKVYSPQYVLWLVPLAALARPRWRDFLIWQACEVMYFVGVWMYLAFTNSGVTKQGLPVDGYQFAIVLHLLGTLYLCVMVVRDILTPEKDPVRQDGADDPSGGVLDGAEDVFVAGRAAHPARHAAPAAEETLLVEWGTPRS